From Heteronotia binoei isolate CCM8104 ecotype False Entrance Well chromosome 17, APGP_CSIRO_Hbin_v1, whole genome shotgun sequence, one genomic window encodes:
- the LOC132586521 gene encoding aurora kinase A and ninein-interacting protein-like: protein MKRKGRSPAEQPQEACGIWLDTLALKKSKMQTLIAKPTLRMQSRPLPYPALEKVPLPFTKQTSISTFFCSQPVGEKKANANTELSGAASKGDCNLQGRGTLEGDRSQLAVSSFPPLQEFKRVQHHARWTCAQNNSGRLDQAKGEKCTTEDDNLDCTQHPEANGVIEHTAVSRSPLKDKNGGWRTSSTVYSQTSQNLKVLRRGRTCSSYSKSHLSDSSNSENTDPQLERSGAAMKLKGFNQNMIGIPSETVMAPCVSDKGPKDSQLGCTPSLFSQDSEGRRVISHRFSGERGNLCLLKQPLWDKSDRGTSPAYRDCLGACFPAESGPQLHPGAEISLNSCYDLLFTEDSEGNRVIKH from the exons ACCCTAATAGCTAAGCCAACATTACGCATGCAGAGCAGACCTTTGCCGTACCCTGCTCTGGAAAAAGTACCTCTTCCCTTCACTAAGCAAACCAGCATTTCCACTTTCTTCTGCTCTCAACCAGTAG GTGAAAAGAAAGCCAATGCAAACACAGAGCTATCAGGTGCTGCATCGAAAGGCGACTGCAACCTGCAAGGACGTGGAACGCTTGAAGGCGACAGAAGCCAGTTGGCAGTCTCATCATTTCCACCGCTTCAGGAGTTCAAACGTGTACAACATCATGCCCGTTGGACCTGTGCTCAGAATAACAGTGGACGGCTGGATCAAGCTAAGGGGGAGAAATGTACCACAGAAGATGACAACTTAGACTGCACTCAGCACCCGGAAGCAAATGGGGTTATTGAGCATACTGCTGTTTCCAGATCACCTCTGAAAGACAAAAATGGTGGCTGGAGAACATCCAGCACCGTGTATTCTCAGACTAGCCAAAACCTGAAGGTTCTGAGAAGAGGCAGAACTTGTTCCTCCTACAGCAAGAGCCACTTGAGTGATTCCTCAAATTCTGAGAACACTGATCCTCAGCTGGAGAGAAGTGGCGCAGCCATGAAACTGAAAGGCTTTAACCAAAACATGATAGGAATTCCCTCAGAAACAGTCATGGCTCCTTGCGTTTCTGATAAAGGGCCCAAGGACAGCCAGCTAGGATGTACCCCTTCCTTGTTCAGTCAAGACTCGGAGGGTCGCAGAGTAATTTCTCACCGCTTTTCTGGTGAGCGAGGCAACCTTTGTTTGCTGAAGCAGCCTTTGTGGGACAAAAGCGATCGAGGAACCAGCCCAGCCTATAGAGACTGCTTGGGGGCTTGTTTTCCTGCAGAAAGTGGGCCGCAGCTACACCCAGGAGCAGAAATTAGTCTGAATTCATGTTACGACTTGCTATTCACAGAGGATTCGGAAGGCAATAGAGTCATTAAACACTGA